Genomic window (Anaerolineales bacterium):
CGAGAGGCTCTTCCAATTCTTCACCACCGCCGATGGTTACGACGGCCAACTCGGGCGAAAAACCCTCGACGTGTTCGCGTTCCCGCTCGAGAAAGCTTTTCGGAATGAGCAGCGGAAACGCGGCGTTAACGTGACCGGTGGCTTTGAAGCGTGAGTCAAGCGCTGCTGTGATGTTCTCCCACAGCGTCCATCCATAGGGCCGCACGACCATACAACCGCGCACGGGAGCATAATCCGCCAATTCCGATTGCAAAACCAGACGGTTGTACCACTCAGCAAAATTTTCAGAACGGGAAGGTAATTGGTCTTTTGCCATATTGTTCCTCTAGGATTAATGAACGGTTTGCGTCGACCGCCGCAGTCTCTTTTCACGCCCGGCTGCCCTGCCAACATCGCCACCAGTGTCTATCACTCGACGTCATCTCTCCGCTGCGCAGTCTGTCTTGCGGTCCTCTAGAAGCCCTACAGCCTTCGCGCTACGGCCTCCGCAACGGGATGCAGCCACACTTCGTCGAGCTGCTCGGCGCGGGCTTCGAGCAGCGATTCCGGAGACGCGGCCAGCAGGTCGACCCACTCTTGAAGAAAACGCCACATCAGCGCATGATCCCACAAGACCGCCCACTCTTCGTCGTCCCAATGGGCACCGCATTGTTTTTCCAGACCTTGGCGATACCAGGCGACGATTTCCTCCTGATCCGTCGGCAGGGGATCGAACCACCAGACGCTTTTATTCACGAAAAGCAGCAGGTCCATGATCCCTGCGCCCACGGAAGCCAACTGCCAATCGTAAACGATCTGGCGTCCATCTTCCAGGATGGCAATGTTCCCCGGCCAGTAATCGCCGTGCAGGAGCGTAGCCGGTTCCTGCCGCAGCGGGGAAATCACCCGGTCGGCGTTCTTGGTCAAGGCGCTTAGCAGCTGCATCCTTTCTTGAACGCCGATTAACAGTTCGGGTTCGCCCTGGCGGAGCGCGCGTTCGATTGCTTTCTCCGCTGCGGCCATGTGAACTTCGAAATCCGCAGACAGCGGCCGGCCCAGCCAGGG
Coding sequences:
- a CDS encoding aminoglycoside phosphotransferase family protein, translated to MKRERNLREQNAGEWKWPFSLAALTAGMRRMLEDTSVTIGRVTPLPMPSRRPAIGRLRALEVEYFLGDETNTCRLVVKEPRGTTRTGLAGAGRREVGVYQSLADHFPIEVPRLIAASPVGDWLLMQAFESVREPQDWRKADYRKAIEALVDLHDRFWGLGSDFDAFPWLGRPLSADFEVHMAAAEKAIERALRQGEPELLIGVQERMQLLSALTKNADRVISPLRQEPATLLHGDYWPGNIAILEDGRQIVYDWQLASVGAGIMDLLLFVNKSVWWFDPLPTDQEEIVAWYRQGLEKQCGAHWDDEEWAVLWDHALMWRFLQEWVDLLAASPESLLEARAEQLDEVWLHPVAEAVARRL